From Chryseobacterium sp. IHB B 17019, one genomic window encodes:
- a CDS encoding GAF domain-containing protein produces the protein MSELKKRLLSILESPKHNTDEKLEKVCHLLDQEISYFNWTGFYFKNGDKDELKLGPYVGAPTDHTIIPYGKGICGQVAVSNETFVVPDVHQQDNYLSCSIDTKAEIVVPIFKDGKNIGQIDIDSHTIDPFTKEDRELLEWLCNEVSKIL, from the coding sequence ATGTCAGAATTAAAAAAAAGACTTTTATCAATTCTTGAAAGTCCTAAACATAATACAGACGAGAAACTTGAAAAAGTTTGTCACCTTTTGGATCAGGAAATTTCTTATTTCAACTGGACGGGTTTCTATTTCAAAAATGGAGATAAGGACGAGTTGAAATTAGGCCCTTATGTAGGAGCACCCACAGATCATACCATTATTCCTTACGGAAAAGGAATTTGCGGGCAGGTTGCGGTTTCTAATGAAACTTTTGTTGTTCCGGATGTTCATCAGCAGGATAACTATTTAAGTTGTTCGATTGATACAAAGGCTGAAATTGTAGTTCCTATCTTCAAAGACGGGAAAAATATCGGTCAGATTGATATTGATTCTCATACAATTGATCCTTTTACAAAAGAAGACAGAGAGCTGTTGGAATGGCTTTGTAACGAGGTTTCAAAGATTTTATAA
- a CDS encoding ABC transporter substrate-binding protein yields the protein MKVVSLVPSITEALFDLGLTENEVVGRTKFCIHPEEMVKNVPVIGGTKNINIDKIKALQPDIILANKEENVKEQVEALMDDFKVIVTNVENIEDNYYLLKNLGKIFNLEEKAQHFNLKIYEILNQTKINSAIKVAYLIWKNPYMTVGSDTFIHKILFEIGFENIFKDKTRYPQIIVEDLAEAEIIMLSSEPFPFKEKHIEELKEFYPEKKIMIVDGEAFSWYGTHIAKCGDYFKEMIAEIDLLNTNLH from the coding sequence ATGAAAGTTGTTTCTCTCGTTCCCTCTATTACTGAGGCTTTATTTGATTTGGGCTTAACGGAAAATGAAGTTGTCGGAAGGACAAAATTCTGTATTCATCCGGAAGAGATGGTAAAAAATGTTCCTGTCATCGGAGGTACCAAAAATATTAATATTGATAAAATCAAAGCTTTACAACCTGATATAATTTTAGCTAATAAAGAAGAAAATGTAAAAGAACAGGTCGAAGCTTTAATGGATGATTTTAAAGTAATTGTAACCAATGTTGAAAATATTGAAGACAATTATTATTTGCTTAAAAATTTAGGTAAAATCTTTAATCTAGAAGAGAAAGCACAACATTTTAATCTTAAAATTTACGAAATTTTAAACCAAACCAAAATTAATTCTGCTATAAAAGTTGCTTACCTTATCTGGAAAAATCCTTATATGACAGTAGGTTCCGATACTTTTATTCATAAAATTTTATTTGAAATCGGTTTTGAAAATATTTTTAAAGATAAGACACGTTACCCACAAATTATCGTTGAAGACCTAGCTGAAGCCGAAATTATCATGCTTTCTTCCGAACCGTTTCCTTTTAAAGAAAAACACATCGAGGAACTGAAAGAATTTTATCCTGAAAAGAAGATTATGATTGTTGACGGAGAGGCATTTTCCTGGTATGGGACGCATATTGCAAAGTGTGGGGATTATTTTAAGGAAATGATTGCTGAGATAGATCTTTTAAACACAAACCTGCACTAA
- the mgtE gene encoding magnesium transporter — MNSKDELIFNPADIAETLSELHADERLLAFLKVPKEYKADVFSHLDPDFQEETIRSIGSDEVSEILNAMTPDDRTALFEDFPDELIKYSINHLNPQERRIALKLLGYDSDSIARLMTPYYIQIRKEWTIKRCLQQIKKVGSRVETMNYLYVVDERNRLIDDIALGSLLLAEEDTLISEITDNHFVAITTTTSKEDAVQYFEKYDRAALPIITEAGVLVGIVTIDDILDQIEQQNTEDIQKFGGLEALDVPYTQTSLMEMVKKRGMWLIILFFSEMLTASAMGYFEDEIQKAVVLALFVPLIISSGGNSGSQAATLIIRAMALQEIGLKDWWYVMKKEIFTGLFLGGVLGIIGFLRIMIWHEAGFFNYGMYWPFVGLSVGVSLVMIVLWGTLSGSMVPFILKKLKLDPATSSAPFVATLVDVTGLIIYFSVAGLFLTGKLL, encoded by the coding sequence TTGAATTCTAAGGACGAACTTATCTTTAACCCTGCCGACATCGCCGAAACTCTCAGTGAACTTCACGCTGATGAGAGGCTTTTGGCGTTTCTGAAGGTTCCGAAAGAATATAAAGCCGATGTTTTTTCTCATCTTGATCCTGATTTCCAGGAAGAAACCATCAGAAGCATCGGAAGCGACGAGGTTTCCGAAATCCTGAATGCCATGACACCGGATGACAGGACTGCCCTTTTTGAAGATTTTCCGGATGAGCTGATCAAGTATTCCATCAACCATCTTAATCCGCAGGAAAGAAGAATTGCCTTGAAACTTCTTGGCTACGATTCTGATTCTATTGCCCGTCTGATGACGCCTTATTATATCCAGATCCGTAAAGAATGGACGATAAAAAGATGCCTTCAGCAGATAAAAAAGGTCGGAAGCAGGGTGGAAACCATGAATTACCTTTATGTAGTCGACGAAAGAAACAGGTTGATAGACGATATTGCATTGGGAAGTTTACTTTTGGCCGAAGAAGATACTTTAATTTCAGAAATCACTGATAATCATTTCGTTGCCATAACAACAACGACCTCAAAAGAAGACGCGGTGCAGTACTTTGAAAAATATGACCGAGCAGCTCTGCCAATCATAACTGAAGCCGGAGTTTTGGTGGGAATTGTAACCATAGATGACATTCTCGATCAAATCGAACAGCAAAACACGGAAGATATCCAGAAATTCGGGGGTTTGGAAGCGTTGGATGTACCGTATACCCAAACTTCTCTTATGGAAATGGTAAAAAAGAGAGGCATGTGGCTGATCATCCTTTTCTTTTCCGAAATGCTGACTGCTTCTGCAATGGGCTATTTTGAAGATGAAATTCAGAAAGCGGTAGTTTTGGCTTTATTTGTCCCGCTGATTATTTCCAGTGGAGGAAATTCCGGTTCACAGGCTGCAACTCTGATTATCAGGGCGATGGCTCTTCAGGAAATCGGCCTAAAAGATTGGTGGTATGTCATGAAAAAAGAGATCTTCACCGGATTGTTTTTAGGTGGAGTTTTAGGGATAATCGGTTTTCTAAGAATCATGATCTGGCATGAAGCCGGCTTCTTCAATTATGGAATGTACTGGCCTTTTGTAGGATTGAGTGTTGGTGTTTCTTTAGTAATGATCGTACTTTGGGGAACGCTTTCCGGATCGATGGTTCCATTTATTCTAAAAAAATTAAAACTCGATCCCGCAACTTCTTCTGCTCCTTTTGTGGCAACTTTGGTAGACGTTACCGGGCTTATCATTTATTTTTCCGTGGCAGGACTTTTCTTAACGGGCAAACTTTTGTAA
- the rpsO gene encoding 30S ribosomal protein S15, protein MYLTTEKKQEIFSKHGKSAQDTGSAEGQVALFTFRINHLSQHLKANRHDFNTERSLVKLVGKRKRLLDYLKNKDINRYRAIIAELGLRK, encoded by the coding sequence ATGTACTTAACAACAGAAAAAAAGCAGGAAATTTTCTCTAAACACGGGAAATCTGCACAAGACACAGGAAGTGCTGAAGGACAAGTTGCTCTTTTCACTTTCAGAATCAATCACTTATCTCAACACTTAAAAGCAAACCGTCACGATTTCAACACAGAGAGATCATTGGTAAAGCTGGTAGGTAAAAGAAAAAGATTACTAGATTATCTTAAAAACAAAGATATCAACAGATATAGAGCGATCATCGCTGAACTAGGTTTAAGAAAATAG